The Chionomys nivalis chromosome 16, mChiNiv1.1, whole genome shotgun sequence genome includes the window AGGTTATGAAAGCAGAGTATGGTAGTTGAGAGTGAGAGTCTAATTAAAAACTGGACTATCAAGTCAGGGTCATCAGGGTAGATAGGTAAGAATTCTCCAACCACAGGGCTGCAAATGGGTAAGCAAGGACTCAGGGTCAGCTGTTCTCCATGATGTAACAGTCACTGATTTGGGTGCCCAATGTCAGACACCAGCCAGAGCCCAGACTCAATCTATACTTTGAATGGTAAGAgccaagaaaattgaaattaatttCCTAAAGTGCCCCAATCCATTACTGGAAGATTGAGAGTATTTTTCCCAAAGTAGCAGGTATATAGACATAAAATCTGCGTTTGACGTTCAGTGATGACAAATGTTCAGAAATGAGGAGCAATGTAAGAGAAATGACATCAGTACAGGGCAAAATGAAGTTCTTCCTAGCATAATTAGTTACAGAAATAGTAACCTTACGATGACTCCAACTTTGCTGATCTAGAGATCTAATTCTCATAATTCAATCAGTTGTATCACTTTCCATTTCTAGTGAACAATTTAATAGCAAGGACTGATAGTTATAGAATTATCAAGACTTCATTGCCTTTACAAAAAGCATTAGAGAGCATTTACGAGCACGTTATGATatttcataaataattaaaatacatctaCTTATTAAACTGTCAGAATAGAAGGTGATGTTATACCATTGTTGTTGCTTCcttttgttcatttataaaattCAATAATGTCCGGAAGTTAATTTTAATTAGTGTGAAATGGACAAAATGTCCTATGATTAATgggtggaagaaagaaaattaggcaTCAACTATTcaactatatatattttaaaagatgggaATACCATTTATTGACTTCATTAGGGAATAAATATCTCAGAAACATATTCACTTTGTTGATTTTAGAGATAAATCTGCTGCTTTGGGAGGTGATTGTGTAAGTTCTATTTGTGAATAGATTAGAATTACATTGCACTTTGAAACTTTGGTGGAAAATGTGTCTCCAGTATTGGAAACTTCAATATGAAATTCATACAGAAGAATCCAAATAGCCTTTCACTTGTTCTAATAATGGTAATGTCCATAAACACAGCACATGCCATCGAAATTCGATAAATCATGATGGACTCACAGATGACTTCCAAACTATGATTAATATCCACCAATTGATTGTGAGCACATgcaatattttaattatcttCCTATTTGAAGTAACATGTGCATATGTgggaaatttgaaagataatataaTCCCACTTAGTTTCCAGATTTTATTAATGAGACCCAAAGCCATGTTTCTCAAAAGTGAAAATCATTCTGAGCTCTTTTAGTCCTTTTCAGACTTCCTTTATAGGTGGAATTTATATGCAAACAAAACTTAACTATATGTAAACTAGAGATAGGTAAGATGTCAATCATTCCAAAATGACTTATTTATCACTACTAACAGTGATCCTTAAAGCAAAATGTACTATGACTAAGCCAAAGCAAAGAAAGATTCCTTTGTCACTAACAGTTTAAGGAATTCGGCCCTTTCTTCttcacttcctctccccttcactcttttcttccttcttatctCTCTTTCTGCTTATTTCAGGACTTAGATTCAGCTCTCCTGGGTTCTTCATTGTGGTGAGGAGCATAAGGGTTTACCATattggttttcattgtttcccGATGAAAGAGTCTTCCAATAATATAATCACACTTATTTTGTTCTCCCCAGACACTTATTTTTTATCTGTGCCTTTAATTGTTCCTGCCATTGGCACCATATGTGTCAGCCTGCAAAGAACAAAGTCGATATCAGGATGCTGCAAGATGATCCACCCTCCAGGTGGTTCCACAGCAAATGAACAAAGGTGAATGAGAAAGTAATTAGTTCATAATGAACCAAAATGGCCATTCACTCACGGATAGTTAGAGCTGTAATCGTCACACAGACTTTAGACAGCACCAGCAAGGCTCGATACAGACACAGTGGTCTCATTCATGCCACTTGGTGctgtattttataaactggaatCCGTTTAAGTGTAAGTGTGCATGATGTACAAGGGAAGCCAATTATTATCCAGAGAATGCTTGttgaataaagataaaaagaaggaaaattttctAAATTGAATATGAATAATATTAGGCTAAAAAGGATGCTCCAGCCATCTTTAAGTGAGGTGAGTCTACCATCAGTTTAGAACAGCATGTGGTCAGGTACCTTGGGTTTGCTAGTCTTCTGGTGTGCTGCCAAAATGCCTGACATAAATGAGAGAGAGGACAAGCTTCCTTTGATTGTCAATTTAGGGAGCTTCAGTGTGCGGGTGTTTGCTCTGTGGTACCTGGACCCGGTAAGGCAGAACTTCATAGTGGGGATCTGAGGTGAGAGCCGAGATGCTATTCCATCTGCCTCAGTAGAATATGAGGGGCCCGAGGCAAACATATCTTCCAATGGCAAGCTGTTGGTGACCGAGTTCCTCCCTTAAATTCCTGACTTCTATTGCTCACTCAGTTTTCAACTCATCCATGGATTAATTGATTGAAACACCCAATGACTTCTCAAGAACATCactagctggggggggggggcaccaagCTTTTAGTACATGAGCTCTTTGGGAGATCCCTTAATAGTCAATGAGAAATGTACCTGAAGATTAAGGGAATGTCGTTTAGTCACATTGTCAAAAATAATCTGAACCATCCTCACTGGGGCCATGGAAATAATATTTAGCAATCCAGTTATCTGTTTAAGATGTAGTGTTTGAATCACAGGCATGGAAAAGGACTAAAATGGATACCTCAACTCATTATTGAAACAGACTGATTCAACATGATGATCAATGTGGAGTCCACACTCAAATTTGATGCtatattttcaggaaaaaaatgtgtatttcatTTTATCTGATGAAAGGAGATATATTACTGATACTTTTTCTTAGCTACTTTAATAGGTGCACTGTGGCCTTGTTATTTTAATTAGTTCAACAGATTTGTATTGGGCATATAGCACAATCTAGCCTCTATACAAATAGTGTTTATTAAAATTGACTTGGTATTTACACCAACTAACATTTTATTATGCACCTGAAAGACCACATCCAAACATATGTTAGTAATTTGAATCCATTTGTGTAAATGATAGATATTTGACTATATTTAAAAGGTCATCATTTCATTTGTGATATTGTCAATGTCTTATTTCCCTATGCTTTTATGACATCCATAAGTGCTGAGAAGATGGACACTGTGTTGTTTAGCTTGAATGTGATTCTTTTGAAAAGCTGAGGGGAAGCATTATAGCTTTTCAGTgaaacacacacatgggggggcaattttattgattgtttcaAAGGTACAAAGAAAACATTGATGTGGGATCAAGGAAGATGACAAATGTTTTTGAGCGATACTATGGCTTTGAGAACAATGCACTAAAGTTGTGTCAAGACATCAATATGTTATGGAAGCAAGACAAGTGTGTCTAGCTAAACTTTTAGCAACACATTTCCTTATTGATGCTTTACCCAGCATTCAGGTCAGGGTCTGGTGCAGGGATAAAGGGGAACTGGCCCTCCCTTCGACAAGGACTTAGTCAAAATAGGAAGGCCATTTAATTCCATCAGCAATTCATATTTCCTTAAGATACCagtcttatttttcttatactaTGATAAAGTTACATTCTCTCCCCCATTCAGCAGACTTTGCTGCTTGTCATTGctctaattgttttgtttgttttaatggttTCCATTCTTTCACTTCTTAGTGAATTGCTCTGGAGATGCTTCTTAATGGGAAATTCTCTTTTTAACTTACTCATTTATGTTTCAtactgttctctctgtctctctctttctctttctctctctctctctctctctctctctctctgtgtgtgtgtgtgtgtgtgtgtgtgtgcatgcgtgcacgcacGTGCCACAAGAATGTCAATTTTTTAGTTCTCAACTCTtttccccatcttcctcttctAATGATCCTGACCAAAGTTTACTGGTGTGTATCCCTTTATGGAGTCTGAAAAACGCTGGAAGTGGCCTGGGATTATGGTAACCATTGTTACTGTAGCTACTACCATGGGTTTTTCAAACTTTCAAAAGTTATGGTCTACTTCTattaacataatgaaaatttgttacaggaggagtagagggaggggaagacagagagaatgggTAAGCTATTTTGGCAATTGTGGTAGAATTTTAAGATCAAAGGCCTTAAAGACGATGTATGCTGATTAGCCAACCAGGAAAATATTGCTGGTTTTAGGAATACCTTTAGTATTGCATGTCAGAGTCTAAAACTTATTGGGGGGAAAGATTTAATTTCAATAATTACATGGAGTATTTGGTGGTGAACTCAGAGTTTCCAAATCTGTGGGAGAGGACCCCATTGTAGCATCAACCAAGCTTTTCATAGGGGTCAAATAACAGATatctgcataccagatattttcattatgattcataacagtattaAAATTACAGTTGCAAAGTAGCAATGAGCTaactttatggctgggggtcactgcaacatgaggaactgggttAAAaggtcatagcaacaggaaagttgagaaccactactctagagCCTAGGAGTAAATAGGATCTACAGAATAAAAGGAACAGCACCAGTGTATCTGAAAAATGCTATTATGGAGACAAAAGACAGCTGAGAAAACAAATAGTGGACAGTCTGTGGGAAACTGTGCTACTGTTTTACCTTCTGGAGGCACTTGAACATGCCAGAAGAGAAGGGATGGTTTAGGAGCAAGAGGCTAAGGTAGCGCCTGTGACAAGGTAGTGGCTACACCTACCTGGAGAATGTTAGATCAACAGGCATTGATTCCATTTCCTTCCTGTGGTGAGTGGGAGTAAGCCTGGAAAGTTGGTGAAGAACCAGTTCCTGCCTTAGCAAGCTTGGGTTCAGCTGTTCACATACCTCTCTTGCATGCTAACTCTGGCTCACGTGCTAGCACCAACAAGGGCAAACCAGGGTCAAACTTCACAAGTTGAGGCTGAGACGTCTGTGGAAGGAAGAGAATGGGAGTCACGTGCTGGCCACGGACATAGGCTTATGTAAAGGAGTGGTACCGAGAAGCGTTCTGGACTCTGCAAACCTTTAGTTCTAGCAACACGGGATAAAACATCCGGGTGCTCACCATGGCCTTTGTCTGTGAACAGTATTTTCTCATCCTGCTTGAGTGCTGATCATCGCTTTATATTATCCAAGAAGCTGCTTCCTGCCTTGAAAGTGGTTGCGTTTTCCTCTTAGTAGAATGCAGTCTGCATTAGACCCAGGAAACGTGGAGAGGCATCTACTCCTCATGTGCTGCAAGTCTTCAAGCTCTGGTGCCTCCACTCCAGAGAGGTCGACTGGCCTTCTCCGTGCATGGCTCTTTGGAAAGTCAGGTTCAAGCTGGGTACAGTGATATTAACTTAGCATGAGCCGTAGCTTATTCCTGAAGGCTACTTTTCTAGGTTCAATAAACACACAATTTCAAGGAAAATAATGCTACTATAAGAAGAGATGATTTCTGAAACCATTGGTAGTAtggcttcttctcctcctcctctcctctccctcctcctgttcctcttctttctccccccccccagctgtcTATCCAACTCATCTCTTTCATTCCATTAAGCAGCTGCTTGAGGGGTTGAAGAATGAATGCTGGTGAAGCCTTTTAAAGTAATGACTCTAGTGCGCTATTTTAAAGAGTTTGTTGGATTCTCTTCATCCAGTATTGCATttcctaagaaaagaaaagattaaaatacaCTGGGcccttaaaatatgtaaaatgagtCAGCTGTACTGGTACATTACATGTCTTTATACCCAGAGTttcaaaggcaggtgaatctcatgactttgagggtagcctggtctacatggcaagttacaggccagctggggctacatagtgaaatcttgtctcacaTTCAAACAGCGTGATTACTATCACTTTGACGTTAGGGACCAAAGCTTCAGAGGGCAGTTTCGTCCCGGTGTTCCCAGACTCTAAGGACAGTAAACAGGGGCTCCGCTGCAATGCTTCTGTTGAAATCCAGCAAACAAGTGAGACTCAGAGCAAGAGAATAGTTCATCTGTGATTGTTTGCAGATGGGAGGTGACCAAGTAGACAAATGTCCAAGGTTGCTTTGCTAAACTAAATAGTTTTTACGATTTCGTTTATTTATATCATATAATTTACCATAAAATAGAATACCCTCTACCATAGGCCAGGCTGCAGAAAGGCTTAGGTCTCATAGAAATGAACAAGGTATTTTCTGACTCAGAAATCAGTGTGTTTTGGCAACTGACACTTCAGAAGAGCATCCGATTAATCATCCATTTGCACCCGGAAAATACCATTTTGTCTTCTCATTTGAATAGGTGACTCTACTTTCCATTAAACGTGGGCTTGGAAGTCTCTGAGACTCAACCTGGAAGCTTACTCCACACCTTGAGAGCAGAATGCCTTCACCTGCACCATGCTCTCTTCCCAACATCCTGGCTACCTGCATCTTTCTCAGATTTCCTCGAATGCCTTCACCTGCACCATGTTCTCTTCCCAACATCCTGGCTACCTGCATCTTTCTCAGATTTCCTCGAATGCCTTCACATGCACCATGTTCTCTTCCCAACATCCTGGCTACCTGCATCTTTCTCAGATTTCCTCGAATGCCTTCACCTGCACCATGTTCTCTTCCCAACATCCTGGCTACCTGCATCTTTCTCAGATTTCCTCGAATGCCTTCACCTGCACCATGTTCTCTTCCCAACATCCTGGCTACCTGCATCTTTCTCAGATTTCCTCATCTACTGTTTTCTTGTTGCTCTCACCTTTCCCTCCTTGAAGTATAGAGGACTTATTTTGACATGTTCCGTACCTTCCACCCTGACCTCTATCTTGATAAGATGTTCTGGCAAATAATTTTGGAAAGTTCTGCCAACCTCCTCTGTAACCAAAATTCTTCTGAAAATCCCCCAACCTTTGAAACCCACTAGTCTTACAGTTCTTGAGCTCTATAAAGTCCACTTCCTCCTCTACTCGATGCTGTTCTTTCAAACGCCACTTCAAGGAGGCAGCCCTGACTAATGGAAAACAAAGCTTGCTCAGTTCAGCTAAAAGTATTTGGGTAATGAACTTTTTACTCTCATTTGGTAGGAAAGTCTTCTGCTTCATGAACACGAGAAGTCATCCCATTTATTTACATCTTTGAAAACTACCAACAGATGTTGACAAAACAGTCTAAGTTTTATACTTCGCAAGATGATTCTCCAGGCAAACAGAGCATGTTCTAGGACCTGGCAGCACAGTCATGAAGACTGTGTGACCCCACAGACAAAGGAGGCTTAGGAGGTCCTGAAAAATTGGTGGAATTCAGTCTGAATGCCTTGAGGTCTGAAGACTTGAGGACCAAGGGGCCAATTGGATAGCTTTATTAGTCCTCATCCAAAGGCCCAAGAattaggaggagggaaggaggggacaaGGTTTGAGAACTAAGAGCACTAGTCTAAAGAGCAGAAAAGGTGGATGTTCCAGCTCCAAACAAGTTCACATCCAATTCACAACTGGAGTAAACTTGGGAAACCTTCTAAGTAGTTACTTATACATGTTATAgtataagtaaaaacaaaaacaaaaaaagtagacAAATGGAGAAGTGCAGAAAGGAGAAGAATGGTTGTCGGGAGCTGCAGGACAGAAGGGTAGGTGGGTGGGACTGAGGGATGGCTTGTGTGGAAACAGCAGCGATTGTGAAGGAATGCTGCTTTCCTGTACTTGGAAGTGCTAAGGGAGAGTTCAGCACCAAACAACAAGATGGCCACAGACTGAGGGAAGACTAGGAAGCCCAGGGTGATGAGGAGTGCAACGGACTAGGAGAGAAGATGCAAACCTTGGGAGACAGCTAGGCAGAAGGAACTCTGCTCTGAGACACCAGAAAGGTTTATTTGCTAAGCCAGACCAAAGTCATCTGTGGCCAACTGGAATAGACCCAAAACTTCTCAAAACTATTAACATACCAACCATGAGTGAAAAGGTGggtcccaaccttcctaatgctgctaccctttaatacaggtgctcatgttgtggggaccctgaaccataaaattatttcactgctacttcatcactgtaattttgctactgttatgaatcttaatgtaaatatctgatatgcaccatatctgatatgtgacttcAAAGGGGTTGAGATTCATAGGTTGAGAATCTCACTGGTCTAGGCCATCAGTGGCTAGCACAAACATTTGTGGGCTGAttgtatgtgttttctttctttctttcttttttttttttttggatttttcgagacagggtttctccgtagctttttggttcctgtcctggaactagcattttcctttatatgtgacttgtgTTTTTTCTCTTGGAGCTTACAGTCTACTTTGTTATGTTTATTTAATATGTTAACTATGGTATGCCAttgaagatggatgcttaaaagaatcccacactagctcagaattgagaataataaagggttatttatttagggctagACTCACAGACCAGAGTCCTCTGcaggaatggggaacaggaaccaaatccagcagccagagaGTGCATGCTTTACCTTGGTATttgtagtataagaggccataccCAAGGGGgctagtatctttttttttttttttttgttttttgtttttttgttttaaagtgttaGCATTTAATTGGCCTCCCTGAGTGGCTTCATGCCACCAGAACACGGGCACCTCCAACACCCTTTATCGTCTCTTCAGCTCTTCTGCTGAAAAATTTGGCTTTCACAATGACAGGCTGCTTAGggagctttcccttccccagaacTTTGTAGTAGCGCGATCGCACGACATCAATGATGGGAGCAACTCCAGTCTTGTTCTTGGCAGCGTTGACCCGAGTCTGCTCACTGACCAGCGTCCACAGTTTATCCAGATTGACAGTCGGGCAGAAGCTCTGGTTCCTCTTTAAGTGGTAATGCCTCATCCCAACTTTCCCGAAGTAACCTGGATGATATTTGTCGAAGTTGATcctgtgatgatgcatgcctccAGCGTTCCCGCGTCCTCCTGGATGCTTGCGGTGTTTACCGATGCGGCCATGGCCGTGGCTCACGTGGCCCCGGAGTTTCCGGGTCTTCCTCAGTCTGGATGGCATGGCggtggcagaaaggaaagagggggtgCTAGTATCTTAAACGCTATTTCCTGAAGAATCTCCCACAACATGCCATGAAGACTTTTTTCTGGTCTTTGGTGTTATGTGTGCTTCTTGTATCTCTATGGGTGTGTTTTTCCTTAGTTTTGGGAAGTTTTTTCCTATGATCTTA containing:
- the LOC130888107 gene encoding 60S ribosomal protein L27a-like, translating into MPSRLRKTRKLRGHVSHGHGRIGKHRKHPGGRGNAGGMHHHRINFDKYHPGYFGKVGMRHYHLKRNQSFCPTVNLDKLWTLVSEQTRVNAAKNKTGVAPIIDVVRSRYYKVLGKGKLPKQPVIVKAKFFSRRAEETIKGVGGARVLVA